The Chelonia mydas isolate rCheMyd1 chromosome 20, rCheMyd1.pri.v2, whole genome shotgun sequence genome includes the window CTCTTCTTGGCCCCCCGGGAGCTGCTGGCCTTGTGGTAGAGGTGGTAGCCAATCAGGCCCAGCAGAGCCGGGATCAGCCCgatgcagagcaggggcagcacgtCATTCGCCAGCTTCTGCCAGTAGCTGGCCCGGGAGAGGCCAACCAGCTCCACGTCGAACTGCAGCACGGCGtcggctggggagagagggggcacagctgagctgggctcccCCGCACACgtggcagaggtgggagtggTCCTGGCACAGGGCATGTGGTCACTGCCCAAGCTCCTGGGAGGGCACCAGACAGCGCTGCTCCCCCCGAGCAGGGCACCCGCACGCTGCCCTGCCCAGAGCGaaccagaggcagctgcagctctgggaagtcccagccctgccacgTCAGCTCTGGCAGCCTCTCCAGGCAGGCCAAGGACTGAAGGGGCTACAGAGCCGAAGCTCCCTCGCTCCTTGGCGGGCCGTGTGGGGCACAAGGTCCAGCTCCGGGGCTGTCCGTCAGCCTGGCACTGAATTCACCAGGGAGCAGAATCTGTAGCAGGTGTTGCTGGGTAaccagagagctggggggacCTAACAGCAGCCTAGTGCTCTCTgccctggagggggcgggggggcagggatgggacacACCAGGGCATGGCTCTGAGACTCAGGCCAATGAAGGAATTTCCCACGTCCAGCGAGGCTGGGTAGACAAGGAGGCGGCAGTTACCTGGGACAGCAGGCGGGGATCCTCGCTTGCCGTAAGCCAGCTGAGGCGGGATGATCACCCTCCGCTTCTCCCTGCCAGGCAGAGGGAGAGGCACATCAGAGCGAGGGCCCAACCTTCTGCCCTTTggcagtgtagccacagccctGCCGTTCGCACGCAGCATCCCCTGCCCAAGGCACCCCATCCAGCAGGGAAGTGCGACCACAGCACAGGACCAGAAGTGCCTAATGCCACATCAAACTGAAATTGGGCATGGGTAGAACGTAACCGACAGAGCTGAGCGGTGGGCAGGATGCTGAGGGTACCAGCCTGTGTCTGAGGAGATGGGCCTGGAGGTGTTTGAATAAACAGAACGCGTTCGGGCCGCCTCTCCAAGGCAGCACGTCCAGCAGCAGGTGGTTGGGGGGCACTGGCTCAGTGACTGAGAGCAGCTTCCTGCGAGGTTTCACATCCAGCCCCTGACCCGATCCAGCTCTGGGTGGTCTAGTGTCAGAGCCGAATGCTCATTTCCAAGTGCTTGCAGGCCTGTGGCTAAATCCCAACCAGGTGCACCTGGCTGCAGAAACCCAGTCCGCATGAAGGGAGCTCCTCGCCCCTGCCCCCAGtgggcagcccagcccagagggcaggcagagagccccttcctgctccaGTAGATGAGCACACACCAACAGCCAGGCCCCAGGCCCAGCTTCCTGGAGAGAAAATGCAGATGCAGCAAAGAGCTGGGCCCCCCACCTAGGCTCTGACCTGATTTTTACCATGTTTGtgtctccagccccctgcccactcTGCTGATCCAGCCCCATGGGAAGCCCCATACCGGGAGCAGAAGGGGAGTGCCAAGGATCCCCATCTTGTCTATTGCTTTGGCGGAGAGCAGTGACCCAGGATGCCTCTCCCCAGCCACACCACTCTTGCTAGCAAGCCAGAGCCTCACTTACCCAACGCACATGTCTAGCAAGCTTTGCTCCAagcctgggaggagggaaaaaccAAAGAAGAGACACAGATCAGGGGGATTCTCTGAAAGGCTTCCCACCCTCCTGGATGACAGGGCCACTTTGGGATTGCTCAtcttcccaccccctgtcccaggaGGCCTCCCTTCCGAGACCCCGACCCCGCTGAGCTCCGGCAGACTCACGGCACCAGGGGTTAAGCCACCGAAAGCTGCAACAATGAGGCAGTGACAGCGCGGGCCGGAGTGCCAGGGAAGTGGGAGCCAGGGGTCTGGAAGGTTCTGATCATTCCGCCGGCTAACGGGAGAAGCCTCCCAATCGGAGCCCGGGCCAAGCCGGGGAATTCCCAATACTCCCCCCCAGGCACCCCCAGAGCCTGCTGAACGTCGACAAGGGCTGgacttgggtgggggggagagagattctGTCATGCAAACACCAGAGCAAGAGCCAGTGGCCCCTTCACAGACTCACTGCATGGCTGCGGAGAGGCCAGGCAGGGGAACATGTCAGTGCGTTCCAGGGGGCAGCTGGATCGGATCAGTGCAGGGGGCCCATGGGGCACCTGATCCTTCCAGCAGACGCCAACAGAGACCAGCCAGAAGAGACTCCTGCACCTTCCACTGCAATTAGTATgccagtagtgcctagaggcccctgGCGCGCCGGGTGCTGTACATGCCCTGACTGAGAGCAGGGGCCCCCATcttgctgggcactgcacaggcCCCACCAAGatcgggggtgggtgggaggggaaccacTGCCCAGGACTGGACCAAGATCAGGGGGCCCCCATTGCTGCACAGGCCCTGActgagagagggagggggccCGTCACGCCAGCTGCTGCATCGGCACAAATGGAGACAAAGTCCCGGCCCCAGGAGCTCCGGCTCTGTGCAGACATGGCAAAGGGCGGGAGCCGGGCATGGCTTCTCGCAGGTGGGGGAAAAGGCCCAAAGAGTTTAAGTGACTCGGCCAAGGGCACGCACGCAGTTGATGGCAAaggcaggaacagagcccagatctCGGGAGGCCCATCGGGGCCCAGGCCAACGTACCAGGGATCACTTGTCTTTTACCCAGCTCCACCTGCAGGGGGTCCCGCGAGAGCGAGGTGTCGATGATCCGCCCATCCTCCAGGCTGCCCTGCGGGGGGACATTGACACACGCGGGTAGCCCCCAGCCCGGGCACCCCGCCGCCAGGCCAGGGCCAGCGGGGGCACAGGGCCCTGGCGGGGAAGCTGCTGAACCCCTGACACGCACACAAAGCGCCCTGCCCCGGAGACACCGGCACCATCCCTAGGCCTCCCCGGGGGGCAGCGGGGACGAGCGggcacagcagggcagggtgcaGACGTGGCAAAGGTGGCAGAAGGGCTGGAGTTCTGCCTTCTGCCGCTCCTGGGAAGGGGGCACAACttgcagaaccccccccccccccgacacaggGGCACTGTCCCATCATCGTCCCCCCAGACACAGGGACACTGTCCCGTTTCCCCCTCCAAGACACTGGGGCCTgtccccctgccatccccacGCCCCAAAGACACAGGAGCAATGTCCTCCCCCCACAAAGACACTGGTGCACTGTCCCGTTCCCACCCCCCGACACAGGGGCACTGTTGTCCCCCCAGCCAAGACACAGGCACAGGGGCACTccagccgggagggggaggggctcagtcacatcccccccccccggggaccccgGGCACCGCCACGTGTGGAGCTCGGCGGCGCCCTCCCGCGGCCGGCCCCGCCCCGGGAGGGAGGAGCCGCCCCCCCCGTGCTGACGTGTCCTGCGGCTCCCCCCGCGCCCCCGCCTTACCGTGTAGTGAATCTGCACCGTGTCCCCCAGCGCCGAGCGCGCCGCGCAGTCCTCGGGGGGCGCCACCTGCGGGGCGAGCGCAAAGTGGGGGGGTCACAGCTCCGGCCCCGGGGTCCCCCcgtctctccccgccccccgcgggCTCAGATACGAGCCCAGCGCCCCGCACCGCACCCCGCCCCCTCACCAGGGTCTCCAGCTGCGGCGCGCGGGGCGGGGTGTCCCCGCCGCTCTCCCCCCGCGCCCAGCgccccagcagcaccagcaggaggGCGGCCAGGGGGCGCGGCAGCATGGTCAGCGCGGAGCCTGCCCGGGAGCCGCCGGGCCgcgcagtgtgggggggggggggggggccgctaGCGCCGCCTGGTGCCTTCCCAGGCCGGGGACTTCATGGCCCCCCCGGCAGCtccgcccccggcccggcccagggACACGTGCGAGTTGAGGCCGCCCCCGCCGCGCACTAACACTGACGTGGAATGTCAACACACCCGCTAGTCCCGGCCCTCACCCTGGCGTCGGGCCCCGGAGTCAGGGCCACACAGGAGCCCTGGGGCGAGGCCAGGCAGCAAGACACCTTGGGGGGGGTCTGGCTCCAAACTCAGGGCCACTGCGTGGGGGGGGAGTTGTGAGCATGGGGAGCCAGACACACACCTGACACACCTAACACATGCACGCctgacacactcacacacacacgcacacctggCTCACCTGACACACACGTCTGGCACacttacacacacgcacacctggCACACGAACACCTGGCTCACCTAACACACGCAGacctggcacacacacacctaacacACACACCTGGCTCACCTAACACACGCATGTGTTTCTAGAAGGAGGCTGCACCCCCCTATTTGTGAgtgagccctgggggtggggggggcacagcccCAGGTTCCAGAGCAAACTCCCCGAGAGAAAACCCCAGGTTTCCCCTGGGGGGGCCCTAGTTccaggcagcagcctggggcttcagccctttCATACCTGCCTGGAGCTGGCTAGGCCGGGACCTGCCTACCGGGAGCAGTGCCTGAGGGGGCGGGGGTCACAGACCACCCCTCAGCAAAGCCCCTCGGCCCAGCGCTCGCCTGATGGGagtcaggcgggggggggggcagtgcccacCTTATAGACTCTCTTCGCAGGGGTGGGGGATTCCCGGGTCGTCTGCAAAACCTGCATTTAGGGCCAAAACTACAGGGCGGGTGTAAATCACCCTCGCTCCTTTGGTGCcgatggggccagatccccagcaggtgTAACTCAGCCATACTCCGTGTTGGCGGCCACCCTCCGGCATGGCGCGGGCTCTCCGGCGAAGGCGGTTCTCTGGGGGCTCCCCACCCACAGCATTAGCTGGCACAGAGCCGGGGTGCGGGGTGGTGACGGTTCAGGAGGAGGCCGGGACGGGGTGCGGGTGCAACCAcgtcccccttcctcctcccccagggcagctctcccccccccaacccgacATACACTTTACCCAGATACAAACagctacacaaggtgcaaagcctcttccagagtgctcagcaccccactgctcccagcaAACCAGCAGGGAACCCCCCTCCACTGAGAGCAACGGGGCGTTACTGCCCCAGCCACGCCCTGCATCCCTGGCACAGACCCAGCTGCCAGCGTCAGGCTTTGGGTAGCCTGGGCCTTACAGCAGGGTGGTGATGGGTGGTAGGGAGGGTTCCCGTTGAGTTGCCCAGCTGCGCTAACTCCACGGCTTTGGCCCCTGGGCTCGgcgaagggcaggggcagggggcagaaagcAGGGGTTTGGTTTCTGAGGGGAGAAGACGCACGAGCCCCCTTTGCCGTATGAGAAGCAGCGTCTTGGTCACAGCGGGAGCGGGGCTGGTAGTCGGAGCGACAGCGTTGCTGACCCCGGCCATGGGATCACCAGGCTCCCAGCAGGTGCCGTTTCTCTGAAAGCCCCAGTTCCCGGCCTCTGCCGCCTTTGGTTTTGTCGAAGTTGATGGTCAGCTGAACAGAGCTGGCTACGTGAACCCTGCGGGCCCAGCGAGTGGGCCGTGAGGACAGAGACCCCGCGTTTATTGCGCGTTAAATCTCACGCGTGCTTCGGGGCCGAGCCCTGGCAGTACGGCACAGGGCAGCGGCCCGGGTGCAGGCAGGCTGTCCcagagcacccccttgtggccaggCAGGGCACCCAGCAGCCCTATCTTGACTGCCCTCCACCCAGGGTATCATCCGCGAGAACAACTACCGCAAGGAGCTGTGCCTGGCTGCTCTGCCCGCGCAGCGCCATCCTGCCGAGCCAGAAGCCAGTGGTGGTGAAGAAGAAGAGAACCCAGGCTACCAAGATGGTGTGGATGGCTCGCATGTCCCAGTAAAGGGTTCaaaccagaaaaaataaaataaaataaacaagtcCAAGCAGGTTTTCAGGTATCGAAGTGCATCCCCTTTGGTGGGGTCTCCTTCACAAACTGGAAATGGCCAACGAAGAACAAACAAAAGACCTTCATCCTCGCAGGGAGACAGAGTCAGTCCCTGGCCCTTCACCAGCAGGGTCTGCTCAGTTCAGCTCCCTTCCCCGGACTCCAGTCTCTTGCCACCAGCTGGTCAGAATCCTGCTCCCGCGCCAGCTGTCTGCGGAGACCTGCCAGCTGCAGCTGTTCTCCAGGACAGCCCATAGCTCCTGCCAGCCTGGGCGTCCTGCCACTGTTTCCAAGCAAGCGCcctttgctgggaacaggccTCCCTGGTGTTCTCCCTGCAGGAATCTAGGTGTGCACCGTCCAGGGCCCCTGCTCCGCGGGGCACAGCACCTTCTTTCCGCGGCCACAGCTAAGCTATGGGGACGACCGCTGCAGCACCGCTGCTTCCTGGAGTGGCAAAAGGGGCGTTTCCATCCGCGTAGGTAGCCCACCGCTCTGAGCAGCGATAGAAATTCTTCCACCAGCCTGGCTGGAGCTACACCAGGGGCCTCTACTGACCTAATCTTTGAGCATAGACTAGGCCTAGGAGAGCCATGTGTCTAGAAACAGCTTTGCCTTGGCAGCAGGCCCCCTAACGATCCTCTGGTCACCCAGCTCCAGGGGCTCATTTGCCAATTAACCAGGAAGTGGCCACCTGGGGAGTGAGTTACCCCCAAGCAGGCCCTCAGGAGAGAGTAACAGGAGGACTGGACCCTGACCTCCCTTAGTGAGACCAGCCTGCTGGGTTCTGTGCCCTGCTctgagagaggagtggggtctagtggttagagcagggggggctgagtgctaggactcctgggttctgtgccctgctctgggaggggagtggggtctagtggttagagccgggaggggaggggggcttgggcaccaggactcctgggttctctgtgaGTGACGCTCTGTGTGTCTTATATTTCTCACAGAAACAGCTTTCAAATTATTAGAATTGGGGGTTACATGctggctctccccccacccccaagcgcCTCCCAGCCATGGAGGGCGGAAGTGAGCTGGAGCAGAGCGTCTGGGGCAGGCTGAGCGTTAAGGGCACCAAGCTCCCAGCACCGGTAGGTGGCAGCAAATCATCAGAAATTCCTCCCTTTCCATCCGCCCCCTACAGCTGGCGTTCctagggcactgctggggggatgCTCGCAGCATCAGCATCTCCACCGGCCTGGACAGGGCACTGCTGCAAACAGGGCATTGAAAGCTTGCTGAGGATTTGACTTGCCAGAGACACAGTCAACCTAACTGCTTGTTTAAGGCCCCTGACCCTAACTGTGTTTTGGGCGCCCGGCTCCCGgccctgagcacccagcagctgcagaagggGGGCATGAGCTAGTGCTTGGTGCCCAGAACACCGGGGTAAGTCCTTGGCCATGCTGCTGTCCCGTGGGACTCAGCTTCTCCTCCGTGATGGGGCTAACGCTCCCTCCTGCGTCCCAGGGCTGGTTGGAGGCAGGGACAGCATCTCACACCGTGTCCGGGCAACTCATGGCACGACGGGGCCCATGAGCTCAGCCGGGCCCCCCAGATGCTACTGGAAGAGCTCGAGTCTGACGGGAGAAATCCCCCACCAGAAAGGAAGGCCTGGTGC containing:
- the FKBP11 gene encoding peptidyl-prolyl cis-trans isomerase FKBP11, producing the protein MLPRPLAALLLVLLGRWARGESGGDTPPRAPQLETLVAPPEDCAARSALGDTVQIHYTGSLEDGRIIDTSLSRDPLQVELGKRQVIPGLEQSLLDMCVGEKRRVIIPPQLAYGKRGSPPAVPADAVLQFDVELVGLSRASYWQKLANDVLPLLCIGLIPALLGLIGYHLYHKASSSRGAKKRLKEEKRNKAKKK